A single region of the Roseivivax sp. THAF197b genome encodes:
- a CDS encoding cytochrome b N-terminal domain-containing protein yields MAGIPHDHYEPKTGGEKWLHSRLPIVGLMYDTLMIPTPKNLNWMWIWGIVLTFTLVLQIITGITLVMHYTPDADLAFASIEHIMRDVNGGWALRYIHMNGASLFFVAVYAHIFRSLYYGSYKAPREVTWIIGILIYLLMMGTAFMGYVLPWGQMSFWGATVITGLFGAVPFIGETLQTWLLGGPAVGNYTLTRFFSLHYLMPFLILGLVIVHIWAFHTTGNNNPTGVEVRRTSKADAEKDTVPFWPYYVIKDLFALAIILAVFFAIVGFMPNYLGHPDNYVEANPLATPAHIVPEWYFLPFYAILRAFDGDVWVVIAASWLTGGIIDAKFFGVLAMFGAIVVMALAPWLDTSTVRSGRYRPQFKWWFWLLVIDFFVLMWAGAMPAEGIYPYIALIGSAYWFAYFLVILPLLGVFEKPLARPDTIEADFEAHKAASGGTKTAPSVAPAE; encoded by the coding sequence ATGGCTGGTATTCCACACGACCATTATGAACCGAAGACCGGGGGCGAGAAGTGGCTTCACTCGCGCCTGCCGATCGTCGGTCTCATGTACGACACTCTGATGATCCCCACGCCCAAGAACCTCAACTGGATGTGGATCTGGGGCATCGTGCTGACCTTCACGCTGGTCCTGCAGATCATCACCGGCATCACGCTCGTGATGCACTACACGCCTGACGCGGATCTGGCCTTCGCCTCGATCGAGCATATCATGCGCGACGTGAACGGTGGCTGGGCGCTGCGCTACATCCACATGAACGGCGCGTCGCTGTTCTTCGTGGCCGTTTACGCGCACATCTTCCGCTCGCTCTACTACGGCTCCTACAAGGCGCCGCGCGAAGTGACCTGGATCATCGGCATCCTGATCTATCTGTTGATGATGGGCACCGCCTTCATGGGCTACGTTCTGCCCTGGGGTCAGATGTCCTTCTGGGGTGCGACCGTGATCACCGGCCTCTTCGGCGCCGTGCCGTTCATCGGTGAGACGCTGCAGACCTGGCTGCTGGGCGGACCCGCGGTTGGCAACTACACGCTGACGCGCTTCTTCTCGCTGCACTACCTGATGCCCTTCCTCATTCTGGGCCTCGTGATCGTGCACATCTGGGCCTTCCACACCACGGGCAACAACAACCCCACCGGTGTCGAAGTGCGCCGCACCTCGAAGGCGGATGCCGAGAAGGACACCGTGCCCTTCTGGCCCTATTACGTGATCAAGGACCTGTTCGCCTTGGCGATCATCCTGGCCGTGTTCTTTGCCATCGTGGGCTTCATGCCGAACTACCTCGGCCACCCCGACAATTACGTCGAGGCGAACCCGCTGGCGACGCCCGCGCATATCGTTCCGGAATGGTACTTCCTGCCCTTCTACGCGATCCTGCGTGCCTTTGACGGCGATGTCTGGGTCGTGATCGCGGCAAGCTGGCTGACCGGCGGCATCATCGATGCGAAGTTCTTCGGTGTGCTCGCGATGTTCGGCGCAATCGTCGTGATGGCGCTGGCACCGTGGCTCGACACGTCGACCGTCCGCTCGGGCCGCTACCGTCCGCAGTTCAAGTGGTGGTTCTGGCTGCTGGTCATCGACTTCTTCGTGCTGATGTGGGCAGGCGCCATGCCGGCCGAGGGGATCTATCCCTACATCGCGCTGATCGGGTCGGCCTACTGGTTCGCCTACTTCCTGGTCATCCTGCCGCTCCTCGGCGTGTTCGAAAAGCCGCTCGCACGGCCCGACACGATCGAAGCCGACTTCGAGGCCCACAAGGCCGCGTCGG
- the petA gene encoding ubiquinol-cytochrome c reductase iron-sulfur subunit, with the protein MSNAEDHAGTRRDFLYYATAGAGAVATGAAVWPLVNQMNPSADVRALSTIRVDVGAVAEGSQITVQWLGKPVFIRNRGQAEIEEARSVDLSDLPDPVARNENIQGEAEATDENRTLDEEGRWLVMMGVCTHLGCVPLGNGAGDYNGWFCPCHGSHYDAAGRIRRGPAPTNLPVPLAEFVDDTTILLG; encoded by the coding sequence GTGTCGAATGCAGAAGATCACGCAGGCACCCGGAGGGACTTCCTCTATTATGCCACCGCCGGTGCCGGTGCTGTCGCTACCGGAGCGGCCGTTTGGCCGCTCGTCAACCAGATGAACCCCAGCGCCGACGTGCGCGCCCTGTCGACCATCCGGGTCGATGTCGGCGCGGTCGCCGAAGGCTCGCAGATCACCGTGCAATGGCTCGGCAAGCCCGTGTTCATCCGCAACCGCGGTCAGGCCGAGATCGAGGAGGCCCGGTCGGTCGACCTGTCCGATCTGCCCGATCCCGTTGCCCGCAACGAGAACATCCAGGGCGAGGCCGAGGCCACCGACGAGAACCGCACCCTCGACGAAGAGGGCCGCTGGCTCGTCATGATGGGTGTCTGCACCCATCTCGGCTGCGTCCCGCTCGGCAATGGCGCCGGCGACTACAATGGTTGGTTCTGCCCCTGCCACGGTTCGCACTACGACGCCGCAGGGCGCATCCGTCGCGGTCCCGCGCCGACCAACCTGCCGGTTCCGCTCGCAGAGTTTGTTGACGACACCACAATCCTGCTCGGTTAA
- the pssA gene encoding CDP-diacylglycerol--serine O-phosphatidyltransferase, producing the protein MTDGPRGDKLTLVQLIPNMLTVTAIGLGLTSIRFGLSERWELAVLMILLAAILDGMDGRLARALGSDSKMGAELDSLADFLNFGVAPGLILYLWALDGLRGFGWLAVLVYAICCVMRLARFNVARKEESPGGKGGDSAYFIGVPSPAGAMLAMLPMFVSFAFADGFADGPVLPDLLLALYVMGIGLLMVSRVPTWSFKTTRVPRRNVKLFLVGFAIAGAVLFTYAWISLVALCVAYVTVVIVKLFALRRRIKP; encoded by the coding sequence AACATGCTGACGGTGACGGCGATCGGCCTCGGGCTGACATCGATCCGCTTCGGCCTATCCGAGAGGTGGGAGCTTGCGGTCCTGATGATTCTGCTGGCCGCGATCCTCGACGGGATGGACGGGCGGCTTGCCCGCGCGCTGGGATCGGACAGCAAGATGGGCGCAGAACTGGACAGCCTGGCCGATTTCCTGAATTTCGGCGTGGCGCCGGGCCTGATCCTGTATCTCTGGGCGCTGGACGGCCTGCGCGGTTTCGGCTGGCTTGCGGTGCTTGTCTACGCGATCTGCTGCGTCATGCGGCTCGCGCGGTTCAACGTCGCCCGCAAGGAAGAGAGCCCCGGCGGCAAGGGTGGGGACAGTGCCTATTTCATCGGTGTACCGTCGCCTGCGGGGGCGATGCTCGCGATGTTGCCGATGTTCGTCTCCTTCGCCTTCGCGGACGGATTTGCGGACGGGCCGGTGCTGCCCGACCTGCTTCTGGCGCTTTACGTGATGGGAATCGGCCTCCTGATGGTCAGCCGGGTCCCGACCTGGTCGTTCAAGACGACCCGCGTGCCGCGCCGGAACGTGAAGCTGTTCCTGGTGGGCTTCGCCATCGCGGGCGCGGTTCTGTTCACCTATGCGTGGATCAGCCTCGTGGCGCTTTGCGTGGCCTACGTGACCGTCGTGATCGTCAAGCTTTTCGCCCTGCGCCGCCGGATCAAACCCTGA